One Meriones unguiculatus strain TT.TT164.6M chromosome 5, Bangor_MerUng_6.1, whole genome shotgun sequence DNA segment encodes these proteins:
- the Rergl gene encoding ras-related and estrogen-regulated growth inhibitor-like protein gives MSDVKLAVLGGKSSGKSALTVRFLTKRFIGEYASNFESIYNKHLCLDGKTLNLEIYDQCSQPEKARCSLPGELHWADGFVIVYDISDRPSFAFAKALIYRIREPPTTHCKRVVEPAVVLVGNKQDLCHVREVGWDEGQKLATDFRCQFCELSAAEQSLEVELMFLRLIKGTLMILKHKEKRRPSGSKAMAKLINNVFGKRRTSV, from the exons ATGAGTGATGTCAAGCTTGCTGTCTTGGGTGGCAAAAGTTCAGGAAAATCAG CTCTTACAGTAAGGTTTCTTACCAAGCGGTTCATTGGAGAATATGCTTCCAATTTTG aatctatCTATAATAAGCACTTGTGTTTGGACGGTAAAACATTGAATCTGGAAATATACGACCAATGTTCTCAA CCAGAGAAAGCAAGATGCTCTCTCCCAGGTGAACTGCACTGGGCAGATGGCTTTGTGATTGTGTATGACATCAGTGACAGGCCTTCCTTTGCTTTTGCAAAAGCCCTTATCTACAGAATTCGGGAGCCACCTACTACTCATTGTAAAAG GGTGGTGGAACCAGCTGTGGTTTTAGTTGGCAACAAGCAAGACCTCTGCCATGTGCGAGAGGTTGGCTGGGATGAAGGGCAAAAGCTGGCGACAGATTTCCGCTGCCAATTCTGTGAGCTGTCTGCAGCAGAGCAGTCCCTGGAGGTGGAGCTGATGTTCCTCAGACTCATCAAGGGCACTCTGATGATCCTCAAACACAAGGAGAAGAGGAGACCCAGTGGATCGAAAGCAATGGCCAAACTGATCAATAATGTATTTGGAAAGAGAAGGACGTCTGTTTAG